The following nucleotide sequence is from Leptolyngbya sp. SIO1E4.
TTGGCGTCTCATTTTTAACCGTTTATTAGCCAATATCTTGCGGGATATGGCAACAGGCAACAGGATATAGCTTGCTTCTGCGTAACAGTCGGCAGAAAGGTGAATCAAAACGCTTGAGGCGCTAGGCATCTTTTGTGTTGGGTGAAGCCAGGCGAAACCGCTGCATTAACCCCTGTGGCACATTCTGACTGATGACCGTCGCCAACAGCACCAGGCTTGCCCCAGCAACACCTCGAATTCCCAACGTTTCTCCCAAAAACCAGAACGAGAATAGCCCAGCAAACACCGGTTCGAGCGTGTAGATTAAAGCGGCCTCATAGGAAGCAATCCACCGTTGCGCTAAGGCTTGCGTCCAAACGGGCATAGCCGTCACTAATAAGCCGATGTATAAGAGCGTGCTGACATGATCGATTATCGTCTCGAACTGCTCAACCAGTTGAGGCACAGCCCACACCCAGCTTAGAAGAGCCGTGACCATAAGTTGAGTGGCCACTAGCGGCAGCGAAGGATGGCGAGGGGTGAGCGTTTCTAACAGCAAAATGTATGTTGCCGCACCAAAAGCACAGCCCAGCGTCAACCAATCGCCCAGTGTTACCCCTCCCCCTTCCCAAGACAGAATGCCAACACCCACGATCGCGAGCCCTGCGGCGATCGCAATGCGCAAAGGCAGTTTTCGACCTAAGAGAGCCCCCAACAGCGGCACTAAAATGACGTTCAGACTAATGATGAAGGCAGCCCGATTCGCTGAAATGGTCTCCAGCGCGATGACAGCGATCGTACACTCGGCAAAATAAAGGCTGCCTAGCAAGGCACCATCCCGCAGCAAACGAGGATTTAGCTGACGCAGCCAGGGGGCAAAAGCGATCGCGGCAATGGTAAATCGAGCCGTTAAAATCACCGCCGGAGACAGATAGCCGATCGTATATTTCAACAGAGGAAAAGACGTTCCCCAAACGATAGTCGTCAGCACAAGAAGCAAGATACCTCGATGATGGAGATTGTTTAGGATGGATACCTTGTTCATGAAACCCTGCTTTTTTATATCTTCGTCACATCCAGATTCTCGGTTTTTGCTAAGCGGAGTCCAGGTGAAAAATCATCCCGCGATAGGAACCCGGTTTCTACAAAACCTAACCAGATAATGGCTGGGGTTTGAGAGAAACCGGTTCCTGGACAATTTATTCTTTGGAGCACTCCAAGGGAAAAACTCCAGTTTCCAAATCGGATGTGGTTGAGTTCTTCACACCATAGTGATTGCCTCAGCATGCCAACAACTCGCAGATTGAATCACATCTATCGGTAAATTTGATGGATCTCTGGGCTGACTTTGCGACAATACAGGCAATCATTGCATCATTACCATGGGACATGATCGCCAAACGCCCCTAAAGCTTTCTCAACTACATCTTTTAATTGCGATTGCTGACCATGGCAGCTTTAGCGAGGCAGCCTTACAACTACAAATGTCACAGTCTGCCGTTAGCTATGCGATCGCCGCATTAGAGACAGAGTTAGGCGTCACGCTGCTTTCACGGGGACGATATGGCGCCTGCCTAACCCCCGTCGGTGAACAAGTGGTGGATCGCGCCCGCCAGATTATGTACTTGATGACCGACATTTTTAAGCAGGCGAACCTGTCACGGGGGCTGCAGGGGGGGCATATGCGAATTTCTTCCTTTCGCAGTGCAGCTACCCATATTTTGCCGGAGGTGATCGCTAAGTTTTGCCGCTGCTACCCTAAAATTGCCATCAGCATTGCCGACCATGACGATCGCCCCGATGTTGAAACCGATTTACGGCGCGGCAGAGCCGATATTGGCATCACATATCTGCCCACGGGCAACGAATTTGAAAGCCAGGAACTCATGCGAGATGAGTTTGTCATGCTGTTTCCGCCAGC
It contains:
- a CDS encoding DMT family transporter; the encoded protein is MNKVSILNNLHHRGILLLVLTTIVWGTSFPLLKYTIGYLSPAVILTARFTIAAIAFAPWLRQLNPRLLRDGALLGSLYFAECTIAVIALETISANRAAFIISLNVILVPLLGALLGRKLPLRIAIAAGLAIVGVGILSWEGGGVTLGDWLTLGCAFGAATYILLLETLTPRHPSLPLVATQLMVTALLSWVWAVPQLVEQFETIIDHVSTLLYIGLLVTAMPVWTQALAQRWIASYEAALIYTLEPVFAGLFSFWFLGETLGIRGVAGASLVLLATVISQNVPQGLMQRFRLASPNTKDA
- a CDS encoding LysR family transcriptional regulator, with the translated sequence MGHDRQTPLKLSQLHLLIAIADHGSFSEAALQLQMSQSAVSYAIAALETELGVTLLSRGRYGACLTPVGEQVVDRARQIMYLMTDIFKQANLSRGLQGGHMRISSFRSAATHILPEVIAKFCRCYPKIAISIADHDDRPDVETDLRRGRADIGITYLPTGNEFESQELMRDEFVMLFPPAFHPKGDHPSWQDLMHYPLIMAPDGDGCDAMVYAHCAKHGINLQATYQIRSDATIVNMVAQGLGVAISPRLAAEPIPAGVKVYSLPLPFFRVICAITPADALLTPAAFAFLDLLKSTFHSRLQTP